In Deltaproteobacteria bacterium, the genomic stretch CTGGATTGAAGCACTCCGGGCACCTGAAAGGGCAGCCCTGGAGCCAGAGCACTGTCCTGACCCCAGGGCCGTTTGCCCTGCTTTTCCTGAGCATGGCGTGGATGCGAAGCACTGCCACCCTGTTTCTCCTTGAAAAATTCGCTCTTGTCCTCTTACCGCAGCTTTATCACGGGATAATCGTCATACAGGAGCTTCTGGGTAAGGATATCCCGTACCGTTACCAGGAGGCGCTTCTGGCCGTCCACCCTGAAGCTCACGGAAAAACGGGGGACCCCGCGCTCCGCCGGGGGGTCTGCCTCTATAAAGGTGGGGTTGTCCTCGTTCATCAAGAACTCCGTGCCTGCCCCGGCCCCGGAGATCCTGGTCTCAAAGACCGCGCCGCCATTGAGATCAAAGACTATCTCCCCCGCCCCTGTTGGCACGCTTTCCTTCTCGGCCACCTCGTATATGTCTATCCCCAAAAACCGCTGCCCGTTCCTGGTAGCCTTCAGGGTCATGCGCCTGAAGTCCTCCCTGGTGGGGTACCTGGTGCCCCTTGGGACCAGGGGGATGAACCTGTGCTCTCCCTTCCCGGTGTCATAGCTCTTGATGGCATAGTCGTGCTGGATGTAGTCGTAGAGGGCCTCCACGTCGCTTGTGAGAAAGCGGCAGGCCCCCCTGGCCACGGCATCGTAGGGCCTGAAGAACCGCACCTTTTCCCCGAACATGGTCCTCACCTGGCGCCTGATGCTGGGGATCAGGCTGCTTCCCCCCACCAGGAGGCAGTCCTTGATATCCTCCTTTCCGTATCCCCTATCGGCTGCCTGGTTCAGGGCCCGCTCCACGGTCTCGTGCACGTGGTGATAGAGACCCCTTTCCTCCATGAGGTCCTCCAGTTCGCCCCGGTGATAGGTCCCCTTGAGGCGCAGTCCGGTGGGGCCGTGGCGTATGTCGTATTTGCACGATGGATGACTGGTGAGGTGCTCCTTGA encodes the following:
- a CDS encoding Hsp70 family protein; translated protein: MPRLRYRKMAIDFGTSNTIVAFWEEEEKDVTLHKIPDVTLPFRFEQDGRVREIPYIPSLIYYEDRLTNYIGFQVIEKALENSRGAFRWIKAYIQQGRNMKYPLSDGTQVDYFQAGRDFLEKVLAFAAESGYVDLASCEVAFTVPVEAFEDYSDWLADTCLELGVRRYRFIDEPSACIFGYDTHLQPGDTFLIFDFGGGTLDVSMVRMEEQVEGGRGCRVVGKAGCRLGGRTIDGWLYDDILRRARIDPLDARRASALLMLQVEKVKEHLTSHPSCKYDIRHGPTGLRLKGTYHRGELEDLMEERGLYHHVHETVERALNQAADRGYGKEDIKDCLLVGGSSLIPSIRRQVRTMFGEKVRFFRPYDAVARGACRFLTSDVEALYDYIQHDYAIKSYDTGKGEHRFIPLVPRGTRYPTREDFRRMTLKATRNGQRFLGIDIYEVAEKESVPTGAGEIVFDLNGGAVFETRISGAGAGTEFLMNEDNPTFIEADPPAERGVPRFSVSFRVDGQKRLLVTVRDILTQKLLYDDYPVIKLR